In Urechidicola croceus, a single window of DNA contains:
- a CDS encoding beta-glucosidase family protein, whose protein sequence is MKKIIICLFISLAIQLNAQITDDKLNEIIEQLSIEEKVYLVVGTGMNIPGFSEESNAPQAIVGTTQDKIPGAAGTSYTNKKLGFPAVVFADGPAGIRISPIREEYPNQTFYATAFPIGTSISSSWNVELAKEVGAAFGREGKEYGVDFLLAPALNIQRNPLGGRNFEYYSEDPVLGGKITAGFVNGVQSEGIGATIKHFVANNSETNRTELNTVVSERALREIYLKGFEIAVKESQPWSVMSSYNKINGVYTSESEDLLTKILRDEWNFNGFVMTDWFGGKDAVAQMKAGNDLLMPGSNQQSKSILEALKNGDLSEVVLNRNVKYILRQYFKTPSFKKYVPTGKPDLEAHKIISRNAAAEGMILLNNDNNTLPLKRETKIALFGVTSVETIAGGTGSGDVNKAYMISVNEGLKNANFILDKVVESDYELFIKEEKAKIPPKKMFFEKDVLVQDKVWSKESLKVIADNNDVAIFTLGRTSGEFQDRVVDGDFNLTMNELVLIKNISEVFHAKNKKFIVILNIGGVIETQSWKHYADAILLTWQAGQETGNAIADIISGKINPSGKLPVTFPMSLENVASSKNFPGKVIDPNGPKPNNPLFGVPAEEIYEEGIYVGYRYFDSFDIDVSYPFGYGLSYTNFEYSNINIIKNSDEIFIECTIKNIGNFNGKEVAQLYVKSPKGNLEKPKKELKGFVKTKLLNIGESQKITIKTSVNDLGYYDTVSNSWKLDEGNYIFYVSSNSELMKLHITVPLKGKIIEKNKKLLSPIDQIQELEKK, encoded by the coding sequence ATGAAGAAAATTATTATATGTCTCTTTATTTCCCTTGCTATTCAACTGAATGCACAAATAACGGATGACAAACTCAATGAAATTATTGAACAACTTTCAATAGAAGAAAAAGTATATTTAGTAGTAGGTACTGGAATGAATATTCCAGGTTTTTCAGAAGAAAGTAACGCACCACAAGCAATAGTAGGTACAACTCAAGATAAGATTCCTGGTGCTGCAGGAACAAGTTATACTAATAAGAAGTTAGGATTTCCAGCAGTTGTATTTGCAGATGGTCCTGCAGGAATTAGGATAAGTCCTATTCGAGAAGAGTATCCTAATCAAACATTTTATGCAACAGCATTTCCAATAGGTACAAGTATTTCTTCATCTTGGAATGTAGAATTAGCCAAAGAAGTTGGTGCTGCATTTGGAAGAGAAGGTAAGGAATATGGAGTAGATTTTTTATTAGCCCCAGCATTGAATATTCAGCGAAATCCATTGGGAGGTAGAAATTTTGAGTACTATTCTGAAGATCCTGTTTTAGGTGGAAAAATTACTGCAGGATTTGTAAATGGAGTACAATCAGAAGGAATAGGTGCAACAATAAAGCATTTTGTTGCGAATAATTCTGAAACAAATCGTACTGAACTAAATACAGTTGTTAGTGAACGTGCTTTAAGAGAAATATATTTAAAAGGATTTGAAATAGCAGTAAAAGAAAGTCAGCCATGGTCAGTAATGTCTTCCTACAATAAAATCAATGGTGTTTATACTTCAGAAAGTGAAGATTTATTAACTAAAATTTTAAGAGATGAATGGAACTTTAATGGATTTGTTATGACCGATTGGTTTGGTGGTAAAGATGCAGTTGCTCAAATGAAAGCAGGGAATGACTTACTAATGCCAGGGTCAAATCAACAGTCAAAAAGTATATTAGAAGCCTTAAAAAATGGTGATTTAAGCGAAGTAGTTTTAAATCGAAATGTTAAATACATTTTAAGGCAATATTTTAAAACACCTTCATTTAAAAAATATGTTCCAACGGGTAAACCAGATTTAGAAGCACATAAAATCATTTCAAGGAATGCGGCTGCAGAGGGAATGATATTATTAAATAATGATAATAATACACTTCCATTGAAAAGAGAAACTAAAATTGCTTTATTCGGAGTAACTTCTGTTGAAACTATAGCTGGAGGAACAGGTAGTGGCGATGTGAATAAAGCATATATGATTTCAGTAAATGAAGGATTAAAAAATGCTAATTTCATACTTGATAAAGTAGTAGAATCCGACTATGAATTATTTATTAAAGAAGAAAAGGCTAAGATTCCACCTAAGAAAATGTTCTTCGAAAAAGATGTTTTGGTTCAAGATAAAGTTTGGTCTAAAGAATCTTTAAAGGTCATTGCAGATAATAATGATGTTGCAATTTTTACTTTAGGAAGAACATCAGGTGAATTTCAAGATAGAGTAGTAGATGGAGACTTTAACTTAACTATGAATGAATTAGTATTAATTAAGAATATCAGTGAGGTATTTCATGCTAAAAATAAAAAGTTTATAGTGATTTTGAATATTGGTGGAGTTATAGAGACTCAAAGTTGGAAACATTATGCCGATGCAATTTTACTAACTTGGCAGGCTGGTCAAGAAACAGGAAATGCAATTGCTGATATTATTTCAGGAAAGATAAACCCTTCAGGAAAATTGCCTGTAACATTTCCTATGTCATTAGAAAATGTGGCTTCAAGCAAAAATTTTCCAGGAAAAGTAATTGATCCAAACGGGCCAAAACCAAATAATCCATTATTTGGTGTTCCTGCCGAAGAAATTTATGAAGAAGGAATTTATGTTGGATATCGCTATTTTGATTCATTTGATATAGACGTTTCATATCCATTTGGATACGGACTTTCATATACAAATTTTGAATATTCAAATATAAACATCATAAAAAATAGTGATGAAATATTTATAGAATGTACTATAAAAAATATTGGTAATTTTAATGGGAAGGAAGTTGCTCAATTATATGTTAAAAGCCCTAAAGGAAATTTAGAGAAGCCCAAAAAAGAATTGAAAGGGTTTGTTAAAACAAAATTATTAAATATTGGTGAATCACAAAAAATCACTATAAAAACAAGTGTTAATGATTTAGGATATTATGATACTGTGAGTAATTCATGGAAATTAGATGAAGGTAATTATATTTTTTATGTATCAAGTAATTCAGAATTAATGAAACTTCATATAACAGTTCCTCTAAAAGGAAAAATTATTGAAAAAAATAAAAAATTATTGAGTCCTATAGATCAAATTCAAGAATTAGAAAAAAAATGA
- a CDS encoding winged helix-turn-helix transcriptional regulator, which produces MNTDFNIEEIKRCSSQYILALNDTLNVINGKWKLPIIGTLLYGKKRFKELQRDITKITPRMLSKELKDLENNGIVKRTVYDSTPVMVEYELTESGKTFNNVLDTMVQWGVEHRNKVISN; this is translated from the coding sequence ATGAATACAGATTTCAATATTGAAGAAATAAAAAGGTGTTCGTCACAATATATTTTGGCACTTAATGACACATTAAATGTAATTAACGGTAAGTGGAAATTACCAATAATTGGTACATTACTATATGGTAAAAAGAGATTTAAAGAACTACAAAGAGATATTACTAAAATTACGCCAAGAATGCTCTCTAAAGAACTGAAAGATCTTGAAAATAATGGAATAGTAAAGAGAACAGTATATGATTCAACACCTGTAATGGTAGAATATGAATTGACCGAATCTGGTAAAACATTTAATAATGTGCTTGACACGATGGTTCAGTGGGGTGTTGAACATAGAAATAAAGTGATAAGTAATTAA
- a CDS encoding DUF1328 family protein, with product MLRWTITFIVLALIAGVLGFSGIAAGAASIAKILFFIFIILFVISLFTGKKVVK from the coding sequence ATGTTACGTTGGACAATCACATTTATCGTGTTAGCTTTAATAGCTGGTGTTCTTGGATTCTCAGGAATTGCAGCAGGAGCAGCAAGTATCGCAAAAATTTTATTTTTCATATTTATAATTCTGTTTGTTATTTCATTATTTACAGGAAAAAAAGTAGTCAAATAA
- a CDS encoding Crp/Fnr family transcriptional regulator: MFQNYLNRLNEINSISQESQEQLLEYTSVRKINKGEFILENGEVCKHIYFVNKGFVRIFYYKNGKDITEWFANENQFFFSIASYFENSPSRLIIEAVEDCEIIQLSKYGIDKLRNINIEIANLILQCISGSLIFSQKRMDSIQFETAIQRYNNLLAEQPKILNKVSLQHIASFLGITHETLSRIRAKI; the protein is encoded by the coding sequence ATGTTCCAAAATTACCTCAATAGACTAAATGAAATAAATTCGATAAGTCAAGAAAGTCAAGAACAACTTTTGGAATACACTTCTGTTAGAAAAATAAATAAAGGAGAATTTATCTTAGAGAATGGAGAAGTATGCAAGCACATTTATTTCGTAAACAAAGGCTTTGTACGAATTTTTTATTATAAAAATGGAAAAGACATTACGGAATGGTTTGCCAATGAAAATCAATTCTTTTTTTCTATTGCAAGTTATTTTGAAAATTCTCCAAGTAGATTAATTATTGAAGCCGTTGAAGATTGTGAGATTATACAATTATCTAAATATGGTATAGATAAATTAAGAAATATAAATATTGAAATCGCCAATTTAATATTACAGTGCATTTCGGGATCTCTTATTTTCTCCCAAAAAAGAATGGATTCTATCCAATTCGAAACTGCCATTCAGCGCTATAATAACCTTCTAGCAGAACAACCAAAAATATTAAACAAAGTTTCATTACAACATATTGCCTCTTTTTTGGGGATAACTCATGAAACATTGAGTCGAATTAGAGCAAAAATTTAA
- a CDS encoding sugar phosphate isomerase/epimerase family protein: MKYVFKILFAIVLLVLVSSCKNSVPDKSGGLALYTLRDEMSKNPKEILKKVSDIGYKYIEAAGYDNGKFYGMAPEEFKSYVLELGLTPLSTHQSMVTLENADEMIAQVKAAGFTYFVIPIPPMGHFKFDSETRSMSMSEDIELVTNIINVIGKKCHDVGLELLYHNHDFEFKKNVNGITPIDYFLNNTNPEYVNFQMDLYWVTKAGVDPVSYFKKYPGRFKAWHVKDMDDQGRFAPVGTGTIDFDRIFENKELAGMKYFFVEQDKTFDDLKPLDAVKISHEGLKNIQTK, translated from the coding sequence ATGAAATACGTATTTAAAATTTTATTTGCTATAGTTTTACTTGTTCTAGTAAGTTCATGTAAAAATAGTGTTCCTGATAAGTCTGGAGGCTTAGCACTATATACTTTAAGAGATGAAATGTCGAAAAACCCAAAAGAAATACTTAAAAAAGTTTCTGATATTGGGTATAAATATATAGAAGCTGCAGGATATGATAATGGTAAGTTTTACGGAATGGCTCCAGAAGAGTTTAAAAGTTATGTTCTTGAATTAGGATTAACACCATTAAGTACTCACCAATCTATGGTTACATTAGAAAATGCTGATGAAATGATTGCACAAGTAAAAGCTGCTGGTTTTACGTATTTTGTTATTCCAATTCCTCCAATGGGACATTTTAAATTTGATTCAGAAACTCGCTCAATGAGTATGAGTGAAGATATTGAGTTAGTAACAAATATTATTAATGTAATTGGAAAAAAATGCCACGATGTAGGTTTAGAATTATTATATCATAACCACGATTTTGAATTTAAGAAAAATGTAAATGGAATTACACCTATTGATTATTTTCTGAATAATACCAATCCAGAGTATGTGAATTTTCAAATGGATTTATACTGGGTAACTAAGGCAGGAGTTGATCCTGTTTCTTACTTTAAAAAATACCCTGGTCGTTTTAAAGCATGGCATGTAAAAGATATGGATGATCAAGGGCGATTTGCTCCAGTTGGAACAGGGACAATCGATTTTGATAGAATATTTGAAAATAAAGAGTTAGCAGGAATGAAATACTTTTTTGTTGAGCAAGACAAGACTTTTGATGATTTGAAGCCCTTAGATGCAGTAAAAATAAGTCATGAAGGTTTGAAAAACATACAGACTAAATAA
- a CDS encoding NAD(P)/FAD-dependent oxidoreductase codes for MAEKQKIIIIGAGFGGLSLAKSFKNKNVDVLLIDQYNYHNFQPLMYQVATGGLEPYSIAYPVRRVFRGFKNVRFRMAKVNFVDTSMKTVNTSIGNFPFDHLIIATGSETNFFNFEPTKDNLLTLKSIPDALNLRSFIFQNLEKALIKQKEEELDEILSIAIVGGGPAGLEIAGALAEMKTHVIPKDFPDLDISKMSINLYQSSSRLVKTMSEEASAKSLEYLQKLGVNVYLNSRVVSYENDDLILKDGTVFETDTVIWTAGVKGAPIEGLPKESIIGGNRISVNEYNQVINVESVYAIGDVAACISKENPRGLPMLAPVAQKQGKLLAKNILRIIDNKPLEPFVYKDRGVMATIGRRRAVVDLPKWKFQGTFAWLVWMFVHIMSLVGYRNKVVAFMDWLANYFTYDKPLGLIIRPFNRK; via the coding sequence ATGGCTGAAAAACAAAAAATTATAATAATTGGTGCTGGTTTTGGAGGGCTTTCCTTAGCTAAATCTTTCAAAAATAAAAATGTAGATGTACTCTTAATAGATCAATATAATTACCATAATTTCCAACCATTAATGTATCAAGTTGCTACTGGAGGATTGGAGCCTTACAGTATAGCATATCCAGTAAGAAGGGTTTTTAGAGGGTTTAAAAATGTTCGTTTTCGTATGGCAAAAGTAAATTTTGTCGATACTTCAATGAAAACAGTAAATACTTCAATAGGTAATTTCCCTTTTGATCATTTAATTATTGCCACAGGTAGTGAAACTAACTTTTTTAATTTTGAACCTACTAAAGATAATTTACTTACTTTAAAGTCTATACCTGACGCTTTAAATCTTCGAAGTTTCATTTTTCAAAATCTAGAGAAAGCACTTATAAAACAAAAGGAAGAAGAGTTAGATGAAATTTTAAGTATTGCTATAGTTGGTGGTGGCCCAGCAGGATTAGAAATTGCAGGAGCATTAGCAGAAATGAAAACCCATGTTATACCAAAGGATTTTCCAGATCTTGATATTTCAAAAATGAGTATAAACTTATATCAATCATCATCGAGATTAGTTAAAACAATGTCAGAAGAAGCATCTGCTAAAAGTTTAGAATATCTTCAAAAGTTGGGTGTAAATGTTTACTTAAACTCAAGAGTTGTATCGTATGAAAATGATGATTTAATATTGAAAGATGGAACTGTTTTTGAAACAGATACTGTTATTTGGACTGCTGGAGTTAAAGGTGCACCAATAGAAGGGTTACCTAAAGAAAGTATTATAGGAGGTAATAGAATTTCAGTAAATGAATACAATCAAGTTATAAATGTTGAAAGTGTATATGCAATAGGCGATGTAGCGGCATGTATTTCAAAAGAAAACCCAAGAGGATTACCAATGCTAGCACCAGTTGCTCAAAAACAAGGAAAACTATTGGCAAAAAATATTTTAAGAATTATTGATAATAAACCTTTAGAGCCATTTGTTTATAAAGATAGAGGTGTAATGGCAACAATAGGTAGAAGAAGAGCCGTAGTAGATTTGCCTAAATGGAAATTTCAAGGAACTTTTGCCTGGTTAGTTTGGATGTTTGTTCATATAATGTCATTGGTTGGCTATAGAAATAAAGTAGTTGCATTTATGGATTGGCTTGCCAATTATTTTACGTATGATAAACCACTTGGTTTAATTATTAGACCATTCAATAGAAAATAG
- a CDS encoding YceI family protein has product MKNSIKSIVLLVTISFLTLSFTNLKTETKSVIVENSTVVWKGYKVTGSHEGTIVLKSGSLEFDGEILTGGEFVIDMTTISSTDLEGEYKGKLDGHLKSDDFFGTESYPEASLKFNSVTPKGKNSYTVVGDLTIKGKTNPIEFEISIYGSKATASLKIDRSKYGVKYNSASFFENLKDKVIYDEFDIITDLEF; this is encoded by the coding sequence ATGAAAAATTCAATTAAAAGTATAGTACTATTAGTAACTATATCATTTTTAACATTATCGTTTACCAATCTAAAAACAGAAACTAAATCAGTAATAGTTGAAAATAGTACTGTTGTTTGGAAAGGTTATAAAGTTACAGGTTCTCATGAAGGAACTATAGTTTTAAAATCAGGTTCATTAGAATTTGATGGTGAAATTTTAACTGGTGGTGAATTTGTTATTGATATGACAACAATATCAAGCACTGACTTAGAGGGTGAATATAAAGGTAAACTAGATGGGCATTTAAAATCTGATGATTTTTTTGGAACTGAATCATATCCTGAGGCATCATTAAAGTTTAACTCTGTAACTCCTAAAGGTAAAAATTCATACACTGTAGTTGGAGATTTAACTATAAAAGGCAAAACAAACCCTATTGAATTTGAAATTTCTATCTACGGTAGTAAGGCAACAGCATCTTTAAAAATTGATAGATCTAAATATGGGGTAAAATACAATTCAGCAAGTTTCTTTGAAAATTTAAAAGACAAAGTAATTTATGATGAATTTGATATTATTACTGACTTAGAATTCTAA